One Silene latifolia isolate original U9 population chromosome 4, ASM4854445v1, whole genome shotgun sequence DNA segment encodes these proteins:
- the LOC141651658 gene encoding uncharacterized protein LOC141651658, producing the protein MKATQDRQKSYADLHRRDIEFEVGDKYMSDPSHVVEVENIELDEALTYVKGPMEILDRKVRETRNGETIFLKLLLSNNNVEESTLESEEALGEPYPHLFDQVFGYEVVTFVF; encoded by the exons ATGAAGGCAACTCAAGatcggcaaaagagttatgcggatttgCATCGTAGGGATATTGAGTTCGAGGtgggtgacaag TATATGAGTGATCCATCTCATGTGGTTGAGGTGGAGAATATTGAGCTCGATGAAGCGCTTACTTATGTGAAAGGGCCAATGGAAATATTGGATCGTAAGGTGCGCGAGACAAGGAAcggtgaaaccattttccttaagCTGTTATTGTCTAACAATAATGTTGAAGAATCTACATTGGAGTCGGAAGAGGCATTGGGGGAGCCTTATCCACATCTCTTTGATCAAGTGTTTGGTTATGAGGTCGTAACGTTTGTCTTTTAA